One Cucurbita pepo subsp. pepo cultivar mu-cu-16 chromosome LG11, ASM280686v2, whole genome shotgun sequence DNA window includes the following coding sequences:
- the LOC111805584 gene encoding pentatricopeptide repeat-containing protein At5g39350-like → MIDTIVTITDVRGRVISWSSVGTCGFKRPRRGTPFAAQTAAGNAIQAVEDQVKSIHAQIIITNAISGDQRLVAKLVAAYSSLGSLENARKVFDKIPQPKTVLCNAMVNGYLQNQHYNETIELFKLMGRCHFEFDSYTCNFALKACMFLLDYEMGIEVIRLALCKGLAGGRFLGSSILNFLVKAGDIMNARIFFHEMVEKDVVCWNVMIGGFMQEGLFSEGYKLFLDMLYNRIEPSAVTMTSLVQSCGEMRNLEFGKCIHSYVLGFGMSSDTRVLTSLIDMYCKTGDVVSARWIFDTMPSRNLVSWNVMISGYVQNGFRVETLHLFRMLVTNEGGFDSNTVVSLLQLCSRTADLDGGKIVHGCVYRRELDLNLILSTAIVDLYAKCGCLAYAYSVFERMKTKNVVSWTAMLVGLAQNGQARDALKLFSQMQNERVTFNALTLVSLVHCCTLLGSLREGRSVHAVLIRFRFASDVVAKTALIDMYAKCSEIDSGEKVFNHGFTPKDVILYNSMISGYGMHGLGHKALSVYHQMNQELQPNESTFVSLLSACSHSGLVEEGISLFRDMEKAHNVTPTDKLYACFVDLLSRAGRLRQAEEVINQMPYRPTSGILETLLNGCLLHKDIELGVKIADRLLSFESRNLSVYVSLSNIYAEAGQWDTVNHLRGLMTEHELKKIPGYSSIEVNI, encoded by the coding sequence TCAAATCCATACACGCTCAGATCATTATCACAAACGCCATATCCGGAGACCAGCGTTTGGTGGCAAAGCTTGTTGCGGCGTACTCAAGCTTGGGTTCTTTGGAGAATGCACGTAAGGTGTTTGATAAAATTCCTCAACCAAAAACTGTTCTCTGCAATGCCATGGTTAATGGGTATCTTCAAAATCAGCATTATAATGAGACCATCGAGCTGTTTAAATTGATGGGTCGATGTCATTTCGAATTTGATAGCTATACTTGTAATTTTGCTCTTAAGGCGTGCATGTTCTTATTGGATTATGAAATGGGCATAGAAGTGATTAGATTAGCTCTCTGTAAGGGGTTAGCTGGTGGTCGGTTTTTGGGAAGTtcgattttaaattttttggtaAAAGCTGGGGATATTATGAATGCAcgaattttttttcatgaaatgGTTGAGAAAGATGTTGTTTGTTGGAATGTGATGATTGGTGGGTTCATGCAGGAAGGCTTGTTTAGTGAAGGCTATAAATTGTTTCTTGATATGCTTTATAATAGAATTGAGCCTAGTGCTGTGACCATGACAAGCTTGGTTCAATCCTGTGGGGAGATGAGGAATTTAGAGTTTGGAAAATGTATTCATAGCTATGTTCTTGGATTTGGAATGAGTAGTGATACAAGGGTGCTTACCTCACTGATTGATATGTATTGTAAAACGGGTGATGTCGTAAGTGCTCGATGGATTTTCGATACAATGCCCTCTAGGAATTTGGTGTCTTGGAATGTTATGATTTCGGGTTATGTTCAAAATGGTTTTCGTGTCGAAACTTTACATCTCTTCCGTATGTTGGTTACGAATGAAGGAGGTTTCGACTCGAATACCGTTGTTAGCCTCCTCCAGCTTTGTTCTCGGACGGCTGATTTGGATGGCGGGAAGATTGTTCATGGTTGCGTCTATCGAAGAGAACtcgatttgaatttgattttgtcTACTGCAATTGTTGATCTATATGCTAAATGTGGATGTTTGGCCTATGCATATTCTGTTTttgaaagaatgaaaactaAGAATGTGGTATCATGGACTGCCATGCTTGTGGGACTGGCTCAGAATGGGCAAGCTAGAGATGCTTTAAAGCTATTTTCTCAAATGCAAAATGAGAGGGTTACTTTCAATGCTCTCACCTTAGTTAGTTTAGTTCATTGTTGCACGCTCCTCGGCTCGTTGCGTGAAGGGAGAAGTGTTCATGCTGTCTTAATTCGATTTCGTTTTGCATCGGACGTTGTCGCTAAGACAGCCCTCATTGATATGTATGCAAAATGCAGCGAAATCGACTCGGGTGAGAAAGTATTCAACCATGGTTTTACGCCAAAGGATGTGATATTATATAACTCGATGATTTCGGGCTATGGAATGCACGGTCTCGGGCATAAAGCACTGTCTGTCTACCATCAAATGAATCAAGAACTTCAGCCAAATGAGAGCACCTTTGTTTCTCTGCTATCTGCTTGTAGCCATTCAGGCCTAGTGGAGGAAGGGATATCTTTGTTTCGAGATATGGAGAAAGCTCATAACGTAACGCCGACCGATAAACTTTATGCCTGCTTTGTCGATCTTTTAAGTCGAGCAGGTCGCCTTCGGCAAGCTGAGGAAGTGATCAATCAAATGCCTTACAGACCAACCAGTGGCATACTTGAAACTCTGCTGAATGGGTGTCTTTTGCATAAGGACATTGAGTTGGGTGTAAAAATTGCTGACAGATTACTCTCGTTCGAGTCTAGAAATCTGAGCGTCTACGTTAGCTTGTCGAATATATATGCCGAAGCAGGTCAATGGGATACGGTAAACCATCTCCGAGGTCTCATGACCGAGCACGAGCTTAAAAAGATTCCAGGTTATAGCTCAATTGAAGTAAATATTTAG